A region of the Drosophila subobscura isolate 14011-0131.10 chromosome J, UCBerk_Dsub_1.0, whole genome shotgun sequence genome:
CGAAAAGATGTACAAGTGCGCTGTTCTGGTGAGTGTTTCCAAGGTGCAGGTGGTCCTAATGAGGGAGATTACTTGACTTATTGTGTCTCAACATTTAGTTGGTCCTCGTGGCGATGCAGGGGACTTTGATCTGGTCTACCTGTGATGTGTGCCAGTCAAATGGGGCAGCTTGCATAAATCAGACATCGTACAATCTTTGCTTTGGCGGCAGCAGTCCCAATACCGCAGAGACCTTCACATGCACTGAAGGCCTGGTCTGCACAGATCAGCCCATTATTTGCTTCCAGCGCAGCGAGACTCCTGCCAGTTGCGGCGACACGGATAGCTGTGGCCAGTGTGCCCCCAACTACACTTTTGCATGCACCTCCCGTTCCACGTTCGCCTTCTGCTTCGGCGCCACCAAACCTACAAATGTTACCGGGAGCTGCCCTACAGACTACTTCTGCGATGCCTCTACCCAAGAGATATGCGTGAAGAAGGCCACAGATGATTCGATCATATGCCATTTGGACAAACCCATCGTACTCTTGTAAATAATTGAACGTAGATAGATACACGCAAATTAGGaattaactttaattattAAAGTAAAGTAAGGTAAAGTTAATgaattaaacaataattaagaCTACAAATCGATTGAATCATCGACATCTTCCGATTCTTTGCTACCCAGCCAGGAGCGTGCAGTTCTAAGCGACGGCAGTCGAAAACGCCACTCCTCGCAGCAATGCTCGTAGATACTTtcgcccagctgcagcagctcaacAGCAAAGCGCCGCTCGTCACCTTTCCAGGTACGACCCTCGGAGCCTCCGAACATTTCCATCCGCACCAGAGCGGCCAAAGTGGGTCCCAGATACTTTTTTATGCCGTTGTATAGCTGCGGCTTGGTCATCCTTATCGACGAGTTGGATGGTGACACTCCACTGGCGGATGGCATGGACGCCGTCAGTTGCTTCAAGTACGCGTTCTCCTCTGAAAGCTTTTCCACCTCAAACTTCAGTTTGTTGTAATCCAGCTGGAGTTGTCTTTCCTCTGGAATTGTTTCTTCTTCGCCCATAGGCATTTCCTGACTTTGCCCTGCGCCCATCGAAGGTTTCTCAATTGTTGTACGTGAACTTATTTTCCTaaaaattggttttgtttgcgtttgcaATCCATTTCGAGGCAAGTCAATCATTTCTGATGAAATTGTAGTACTGATTTggtgcagctcctgctccttttcCTTGGTACAATCCACCATCCGCCTTTTGATTGCCCTCTCTGGTAAGGTTGCAGCGGATCTCTTATTTACCAATTGATCCAAGTTAATCACGTCTCCAGCAGCGTCGGACATATCATATCCTAGAGGACACTCGAACCCCTCTGGTGGCTTCAGATGTGCCAAAGTGGGAGAAGCCAATTTTACAAGCCTTGGTTCGCCGTTCTCGTCCAGAGATTCAAAGTCCCACGCGAGATCCTTGTTCACTCGCATCAATGTCGGCGTCTGCTTAGCAATGAGCCGGTCCATTTTATAGTTCATAAAGCATTCAATGCGAAAATGGCGTGCGCACACAGCCCTGTTGGCCAGCTTATCTTGAGACACTTTTAAAATCTCTTTATTAGCgcaaatttgttgccatttttccaACTGCTGCGGGTCGCGTACGGGAAACTTGAAGAAGTGCATCGACGGATTGCGGTTTGAAGAGACTTTGCAATCTCGAAAAGTGCAACGAGTGCCGCCCATTGTACAGTAGATAtacaattattaatttttgttttgttttggtttttaatggCTCATTCCGAGTGAGTGTTTAATCTTAACACCCTGAACGCCCGCCTTTTAAATAGGTAAGCACTTTGTCCAAATTGGCGAAATAAAACTGCTTGTAAATGTTAATTGTAGCCACCCATCCCCCCTGTTTACGAATGAATTCGAATGGGCACCGTTTCATTCAGCTAAACTGCGTTAAAAATCTTTAAGTTAGTTTAGTTCTTAGTTTGCTCTTAAACACCCATTGGTCAACAGAAGGTTAATCGGTCTCGGTCAATAACATATTTACtcgattttaatattctgtttaatattgccATCAAACTAAGACTCTCAGCCGTGGAAATATAGTTTTCTACGATTGTACAATACATTCGCCATAAGATTGGCCCACTCTTCTTGCctcttttattggattgtttacaaaaataacGATTTAGCTGAAAGGTTTAGAAAAACAAC
Encoded here:
- the LOC117893008 gene encoding uncharacterized protein LOC117893008, producing the protein MQGTLIWSTCDVCQSNGAACINQTSYNLCFGGSSPNTAETFTCTEGLVCTDQPIICFQRSETPASCGDTDSCGQCAPNYTFACTSRSTFAFCFGATKPTNVTGSCPTDYFCDASTQEICVKKATDDSIICHLDKPIVLL
- the LOC117893006 gene encoding uncharacterized protein LOC117893006 → MGGTRCTFRDCKVSSNRNPSMHFFKFPVRDPQQLEKWQQICANKEILKVSQDKLANRAVCARHFRIECFMNYKMDRLIAKQTPTLMRVNKDLAWDFESLDENGEPRLVKLASPTLAHLKPPEGFECPLGYDMSDAAGDVINLDQLVNKRSAATLPERAIKRRMVDCTKEKEQELHQISTTISSEMIDLPRNGLQTQTKPIFRKISSRTTIEKPSMGAGQSQEMPMGEEETIPEERQLQLDYNKLKFEVEKLSEENAYLKQLTASMPSASGVSPSNSSIRMTKPQLYNGIKKYLGPTLAALVRMEMFGGSEGRTWKGDERRFAVELLQLGESIYEHCCEEWRFRLPSLRTARSWLGSKESEDVDDSIDL